The proteins below come from a single Drosophila teissieri strain GT53w chromosome 3L, Prin_Dtei_1.1, whole genome shotgun sequence genomic window:
- the LOC122617822 gene encoding uncharacterized protein LOC122617822 isoform X2 produces the protein MDMTTIKPIHRGLKVFLNTQISLDKGRSYQRLFAHILDTCGVVSSVRGNLFKSWFDSMLKHGNFMVNCPVPAGHYFLQDWKLDSQLVPHYLLPGDYCITAHFFFGKHKSKQEDFFLDLEVYALLKAT, from the coding sequence ATGGATATGACCACCATCAAACCGATTCACCGCGGCCTCAAGGTCTTTCTCAACACCCAGATCAGCCTCGACAAAGGCAGAAGCTATCAACGCCTTTTCGCCCACATCCTGGACACCTGTGGGGTGGTTTCCTCGGTGAGAGGAAACCTGTTCAAGAGCTGGTTCGATAGTATGTTGAAGCACGGGAACTTCATGGTCAACTGCCCTGTTCCCGCGGGTCACTACTTTTTGCAGGACTGGAAGCTGGACTCACAGTTGGTCCCGCACTATTTGCTTCCCGGAGATTATTGTATTACTGCTCACTTTTTCTTCGGTAAGCACAAGTCGAAGCAAGAGGACTTTTTTCTCGACTTGGAGGTCTATGCCCTTTTAAAAGCCACATAG
- the LOC122618114 gene encoding uncharacterized protein LOC122618114: MWKLLTFFLLVQLALNIKLVVGVSQSFDQFLTGNSSYNPKYFKNFTITIANNTMNMDMHLNRPIQRGFKAHVDILLRLANAKNFQSMFNQKSDVCAVTSSVKNSLFKSWFKDMSKNSNFMYNCPVEVGHYYMHDWRMGSSMTHKFLIPGEYRGKLTFFYGKFGTKLFEEALSLTIDVILSN, from the exons ATGTGGAAATTGCTTACGTTCTTTCTTCTTGTTCAATTGGCATTGAACATCAAACTTGTCGTTGGGGTAAGTCAATCCTTCGACC AGTTTCTCACCGGTAACAGCAGCTACAATCCgaagtattttaaaaactttacgATAACCATAGCTAACAACACAATGAATATGGACATGCACCTGAACCGACCCATTCAGAGGGGTTTCAAGGCCCATGTCGATATTCTGCTACGTCTGGCTAACGCAAAGAACTTTCAGTCCATGTTTAATCAGAAGAGCGATGTGTGTGCCGTAACATCCAGTGTCAAGAACAGCCTGTTCAAGAGCTGGTTCAAGGATATGAGCAAGAACAGTAACTTCATGTATAACTGTCCTGTGGAGGTGGGTCACTACTACATGCACGACTGGCGCATGGGGAGCTCGATGACGCACAAGTTCCTTATTCCTGGCGAGTATCGTGGCAAACTCACCTTCTTTTACGGCAAGTTCGGAACCAAGTTATTCGAAGAAGCACTGAGCCTAACGATCGATGTGATCCTGTCCAACTAG
- the LOC122616953 gene encoding uncharacterized protein LOC122616953 — MFPFRSVLLFGLILCLVCRFPEGQKSLNFLLFRKIVTDHNRKYISLYDAAISQDYTTINITLNLARNITADIWLKATIGQRVSKHGESYRDVFTYNVNLCQVMGRGKGNSLINFWLNNILRQSNMPRNCPLKEGNYYMRNIRSEKETIPRFIRSGSFRIDSNVYVRDWHSVNLTETIFYVDIKMK, encoded by the exons ATGTTTCCCTTCCGCAGCGTTCTTTTGTTTGGGCTGATACTTTGTTTGGTGTGCAGATTTCCTGAAGGACAAAAG TCCTTGAACTTCCTGCTTTTTCGGAAAATCGTTACCGACCACAACAGGAAGTACATATCCTTGTATGATGCTGCGATCAGTCAGGACTACACCACGATTAACATTACCCTGAACCTTGCGCGGAACATCACGGCGGATATATGGCTTAAGGCCACGATAGGGCAGCGGGTGTCCAAACACGGAGAATCCTACAGGGACGTCTTCACCTACAACGTGAATCTGTGCCAGGTGATGGGCAGGGGCAAGGGCAACAGCCTGATCAACTTCTGGCTGAATAACATCCTCAGGCAGTCCAATATGCCCCGAAACTGTCCACTCAAGGAG GGCAACTACTATATGCGGAACATTCGATCGGAAAAGGAGACCATTCCACGGTTCATTCGCTCGGGCAGCTTTCGCATAGACTCTAATGTTTATGTGAGGGACTGGCACAGTGTCAATTTGACAGAAACAATCTTTTATGTCGACATAAAAATGAAGTGA
- the LOC122618089 gene encoding uncharacterized protein LOC122618089, translated as MARPIWILHLVRLEIPLCLVIALFSFRAECSVKFIAGESRFNRKYFENFTFTIRNDKIFLDMYLRKPLVRGWRARLDFRTRVGNSKSFQSLFSTNIDVCNIVNAAKINLFKKWYKNLLKYGNFLRQCPLNASHYYLRDWQFGEGLVPPFITSGSYRLETYNFFGKYKGKDEDFIMSCTADAIIYI; from the exons ATGGCTCGGCCTATATGGATCTTGCATCTAGTCAGGCTGGAGATACCGTTGTGCCTGGTCATTGCTCTTTTCTCCTTTAGGGCG GAATGCAGCGTGAAGTTTATAGCCGGTGAGAGCAGGTTCAACCGGAAGTACTTTGAAAACTTTACGTTTACTATTCGCAATGATAAAATTTTTCTGGACATGTATCTGCGAAAGCCTCTGGTTAGGGGCTGGAGAGCAAGATTGGACTTCAGAACACGCGTGGGGAACTCCAAAAGTTTCCAGAGTCTCTTTTCCACCAATATCGACGTGTGCAACATCGTTAACGCCGCCAAGATCAACCTGTTCAAGAAGTGGTACAAAAACCTTCTCAAGTACGGAAACTTCCTCCGCCAGTGTCCTTTGAATGCGAGCCACTACTACTTGAGGGACTGGCAGTTCGGGGAGGGCTTGGTGCCGCCTTTTATTACAAGTGGATCGTACCGATTGGAGACGTATAACTTTTTTGGAAAGTACAAGGGCAAAGACGAGGACTTCATAATGAGTTGTACGGCCGATGCTATCATATATATCTGA
- the LOC122617822 gene encoding uncharacterized protein LOC122617822 isoform X1: MKIYFTHHYSLDISMELLKACSIVSLIFVHELEITGASSLIFQTGKCKFSPTYFQNFTLEIRNNTLYMDMTTIKPIHRGLKVFLNTQISLDKGRSYQRLFAHILDTCGVVSSVRGNLFKSWFDSMLKHGNFMVNCPVPAGHYFLQDWKLDSQLVPHYLLPGDYCITAHFFFGKHKSKQEDFFLDLEVYALLKAT, from the exons atgaaaatttattttacacatCATTATTCGCTCGACATCAGCATGGAATTGTTGAAAGCTTGTTCTATTGTCTCCCTGATATTTGTCCACGAACTGGAAATCACAGGGGCA TCTTCCCTCATCTTCCAGACGGGAAAGTGCAAGTTCAGTCCGACTTATTTCCAAAACTTCACCTTAGAAATTAGAAACAACACATTGTACATGGATATGACCACCATCAAACCGATTCACCGCGGCCTCAAGGTCTTTCTCAACACCCAGATCAGCCTCGACAAAGGCAGAAGCTATCAACGCCTTTTCGCCCACATCCTGGACACCTGTGGGGTGGTTTCCTCGGTGAGAGGAAACCTGTTCAAGAGCTGGTTCGATAGTATGTTGAAGCACGGGAACTTCATGGTCAACTGCCCTGTTCCCGCGGGTCACTACTTTTTGCAGGACTGGAAGCTGGACTCACAGTTGGTCCCGCACTATTTGCTTCCCGGAGATTATTGTATTACTGCTCACTTTTTCTTCGGTAAGCACAAGTCGAAGCAAGAGGACTTTTTTCTCGACTTGGAGGTCTATGCCCTTTTAAAAGCCACATAG
- the LOC122618118 gene encoding uncharacterized protein LOC122618118, which translates to MFPGKLLLIVLVWIVVTAVIKPSGARMTFKAGDCTYNRSTFSNFSIQIIKTKVLMDMILVTTLRQGLKAHLSFEFRISKGKPYQSVYQHDMNYCALIKGSQESIYRRWFTSMLKVGNFATSCPIKEGYYYMHGWTLDANNVPSFLYLGDYRIGGSFFYGRFKKQFYSPLLECSVEAVLN; encoded by the exons ATGTTTCCAGGGAAACTCTTACTCATTGTTCTGGTCTGGATTGTTGTAACTGCTGTCATAAAGCCGAGC GGCGCCAGAATGACTTTTAAAGCCGGTGACTGCACATACAACAGATCGACGTTCTCCAACTTCAGTATCCAAATAATCAAAACGAAAGTATTAATGGATATGATTTTGGTCACCACTCTACGACAGGGGCTAAAGGCGCACTTGAGCTTCGAATTCCGTATTTCCAAGGGCAAACCCTACCAAAGTGTCTACCAACACGATATGAACTACTGTGCTTTGATCAAGGGCTCTCAGGAGTCGATTTACCGGCGGTGGTTTACGTCCATGCTAAAGGTGGGAAACTTCGCAACGAGCTGTCCCATAAAGGAAGGTTACTATTATATGCATGGCTGGACCCTAGATGCGAACAATGTGCCATCCTTTCTTTACCTGGGTGACTACCGAATCGGCGGATCCTTCTTCTACGGCAGGTTCAAGAAGCAGTTCTACAGTCCCCTACTGGAGTGCAGTGTTGAAGCGGTGTTGAACTAA
- the LOC122618119 gene encoding uncharacterized protein LOC122618119 translates to MAKLVLSISVSFVCLIIVPVPTNKILMLESQCGNINRSYFSNFTMLVKNSQMNMEFFLLRVLVPGITMDMEFFISMQNSYKFQKIFQYTLDMCNLLAQRRNNMFKKWFATFFDSGNFKKYCPVEPNFYYLKNYNYNTLFIPKFLYAGKYRVKFDMNQIRKIDGIRYFVVGCAFEVEIK, encoded by the exons atggcaaagttAGTCCTAAGTATATCGGTGTCATTCGTGTGTCTTATAATCGTGCCAGTACCC ACGAATAAAATCCTAATGCTGGAGAGTCAGTGTGGCAACATTAATCGCAGCTATTTTTCTAATTTCACGATGTTGGTAAAAAACTCGCAGATGAATatggaattttttttgttacggGTTTTGGTTCCGGGTATCACAATGGACATGGAGTTCTTTATTAGTATGCAGAACTCCTACAAGTTTCagaaaattttccaatataCGCTGGATATGTGCAACCTTCTGGCACAACGAAGAAACAACATGTTCAAAAAATGGTTTGCGACATTCTTCGATTCAGGtaactttaaaaaatattgccCGGTCGAGCCCAACTTTTACTACCTGAAGAACTACAACTATAACACGCTATTTATTCCGAAGTTCTTGTATGCTGGAAAGTATAGAGTAAAGTTCGACATGAaccaaataagaaaaattgATGGTATCCGATACTTTGTGGTGGGGTGTGCATTTGAAGTTGAAATAAAGTAA
- the LOC122616950 gene encoding uncharacterized protein LOC122616950 — MLKIACILIGISVSQSESSSVALTRVQCEKNSKFFATLNVTSVNGTIYADVQLLQTLKAGFRAHVDVQLRLSNARNFQSLVQADTDYCELLSTLKDSLFRRWIKSVSKNSNFMENCPVPAGHYYLKGWHVDMGLVPSYILSGDYLLSALVYYGKYRTKKQMFLVRCMVEATMHNNYA; from the exons ATGTTGAAAATAGCGTGTATCCTCATCGGAATATCCGTTTCCCAGTCAGAG TCCAGCTCAGTGGCCCTGACTCGCGTACAGTGCGAGAAGAACTCCAAATTCTTTGCCACCCTGAACGTGACGTCTGTAAATGGTACGATCTACGCGGATGTACAACTACTCCAGACCCTCAAGGCGGGCTTTCGAGCACACGTCGATGTGCAACTGCGTCTCAGCAATGCCAGAAACTTTCAGAGTCTGGTCCAAGCCGACACCGACTATTGCGAGCTCCTCTCGACCCTCAAGGACTCACTCTTTCGGCGCTGGATCAAAAGCGTGTCCAAAAACAGCAATTTCATGGAGAACTGCCCTGTTCCGGCGGGGCATTACTACCTAAAGGGCTGGCACGTTGACATGGGACTGGTGCCCTCCTATATACTGAGCGGCGACTACCTCCTAAGTGCCCTGGTTTACTACGGGAAGTATCGCACCAAGAAGCAGATGTTCCTTGTTCGGTGCATGGTGGAGGCAACTATGCATAACAACTATGCATAA
- the LOC122616952 gene encoding LOW QUALITY PROTEIN: uncharacterized protein LOC122616952 (The sequence of the model RefSeq protein was modified relative to this genomic sequence to represent the inferred CDS: inserted 3 bases in 2 codons), translating to MARPIWILHLVRLEIPLCLVIALFSFRAECSVKFIAGESRFNRKYFENFTFTIRNDKIFLDMYLRKPLVRGWRARLDFRTRXGNSKSFQSLFSTNIDVCNIVNAAKINLFKKWYKNLLKYGNFLRQCXLNASPILRDWQFGSCRFSCMEATMHNNYA from the exons ATGGCTCGGCCTATATGGATCTTGCATCTAGTCAGGCTGGAGATACCGTTGTGCCTGGTCATTGCTCTTTTCTCCTTTAGGGCG GAATGCAGCGTGAAGTTTATAGCCGGTGAGAGCAGGTTCAACCGGAAGTACTTTGAAAACTTTACGTTTACTATTCGCAATGATAAAATTTTTCTGGACATGTATCTGCGAAAGCCTCTGGTTAGGGGCTGGAGAGCAAGATTGGACTTCAGAACAC GTGGGAACTCCAAAAGTTTCCAGAGTCTCTTTTCCACCAATATCGACGTGTGCAACATCGTTAACGCCGCCAAGATCAACCTGTTCAAGAAGTGGTACAAAAACCTTCTCAAGTACGGAAACTTCCTCCGCCAGTG CTTGAATGCGAGCCCTATACTGAGGGACTGGCAGTTCGGGAGTTGCCGCTTTTCGTGCATGGAGGCAACTATGCATAACAACTATGCATAA